In Hwangdonia lutea, a single window of DNA contains:
- the bshB1 gene encoding bacillithiol biosynthesis deacetylase BshB1, translated as MKLDILAIGAHPDDVELGCGATIAKEIANGKKVGILDLTKGELGTRGTAETRATESSNAAEILGITVRENLGFADGFFVNDKQHQLEIIKVIRKYQPDLVLCNAIDDRHIDHGKGSKLVSDACFLSGLIKIETSADGDVQSPWRPKQVYHYIQWKNIEPDLVVDVSDFMDVKIKAVMAYKTQFYDADSKEPETPISSKNFTDSINYRAKDLGRLVGVEYAEGFTVDRYITVDSLFDIK; from the coding sequence ATGAAATTAGATATTTTAGCCATTGGTGCGCATCCGGACGATGTAGAATTAGGTTGTGGAGCAACCATAGCCAAAGAAATTGCCAATGGCAAAAAAGTTGGTATTTTAGATTTGACTAAAGGCGAATTGGGAACACGCGGCACCGCCGAAACAAGAGCGACCGAATCTAGTAACGCCGCCGAAATATTGGGTATAACAGTTAGGGAAAACCTTGGGTTTGCTGATGGTTTTTTTGTAAACGATAAGCAGCATCAACTTGAAATTATTAAAGTGATTCGTAAATACCAACCAGACCTTGTACTTTGTAATGCGATTGACGACAGGCATATTGACCACGGTAAAGGAAGCAAACTTGTAAGCGATGCTTGTTTTTTAAGCGGCTTGATAAAAATAGAAACTTCCGCTGATGGTGATGTACAAAGTCCTTGGCGACCAAAACAAGTGTACCATTACATACAATGGAAAAATATAGAACCCGATTTGGTTGTTGATGTTTCAGATTTTATGGACGTAAAAATAAAAGCGGTAATGGCTTATAAAACACAGTTTTATGATGCGGATAGTAAAGAACCAGAAACGCCAATTTCAAGTAAAAACTTTACCGATAGTATTAATTACAGGGCCAAGGATTTAGGACGTTTGGTTGGCGTTGAATACGCTGAAGGCTTTACTGTTGATAGGTACATAACCGTTGATAGTTTGTTTGATATTAAATAG
- a CDS encoding HAD family hydrolase: protein MLKAVIFDMDGVIVDSEPLHHKAYQNMFNDVNIKVSDGLYESFTGQATLPICQTLCDVFKLNESPEELVAIKRNHFKYLFDNDDSFKLIDGVLELIKDYHRNGLKLVLASSASMPNINRIFTRFNLNPYFIDKLSGADLKASKPHPEIFINAAKASGFKREECMVIEDSTNGIKAANAAHIFCVGYDSKHSKNQDYSTADKVITDFSEIRFETIKGSF from the coding sequence ATGCTAAAAGCTGTTATTTTTGATATGGATGGTGTTATTGTTGATAGCGAACCCTTACACCACAAAGCCTATCAAAACATGTTTAATGATGTAAATATTAAGGTGTCCGATGGGCTTTACGAATCGTTTACCGGTCAAGCCACATTACCCATTTGCCAAACCTTGTGCGATGTTTTCAAACTTAATGAGTCTCCAGAAGAATTAGTAGCTATAAAACGAAACCATTTTAAGTATTTATTTGATAATGATGATAGCTTTAAATTGATTGATGGCGTTTTAGAATTGATTAAAGATTACCACCGAAACGGCTTAAAATTAGTGTTGGCATCTTCGGCATCGATGCCCAATATCAATAGAATTTTTACGCGGTTTAACCTCAACCCATACTTTATCGATAAACTTAGTGGTGCCGATTTAAAAGCGTCGAAACCACATCCCGAAATTTTTATAAATGCCGCCAAGGCTTCGGGTTTTAAACGCGAAGAGTGTATGGTTATTGAAGATTCCACCAATGGCATAAAAGCCGCCAATGCCGCCCATATTTTTTGTGTGGGGTATGATAGCAAACATTCTAAAAACCAAGATTACTCAACTGCCGATAAGGTGATTACTGATTTTAGCGAGATACGATTTGAAACAATAAAGGGCTCCTTTTAG
- the pckA gene encoding phosphoenolpyruvate carboxykinase (ATP), with product MKTAGTVQNDKNLERYGLKDVTVNWNLSPEELQKITVEKGMGKETANGTLAINTGKFTGRSPQDRFLVKDDYTEDKVWWGKTNKPVSPENFDKLKNEITKYLSGKEIYARDGYVCAEPEFRTNIRTVTELPWSNLFVYNMFLRPSLKELENFKEDWLILCAPGYVCPDPKAFGIRQGNFSILNFTQKIALVGGSAYTGEMKKGIFSALNLILPTERNVLPMHCSANVGKKGDTAIFFGLSGTGKTTLSADPDRKLIGDDEHGWTNDNTIFNFEGGCYAKVIDLSEEKEPDIFRAVKPGALLENVVFKDNGEPDYEDSSITQNTRVSYPIYHIDNIQETLYANNPKNIFFLTCDAFGVLPPVSKLTPGQAAYHFISGYTAKVAGTEAGITEPVPSFSACFGEPFMPLHPTVYGEMLSKKMTEAGVNVWLINTGWSAGPYGVGSRIKLKYTRAMITAILNGELENVDYDQNFIFGLHMPKYCPGVPSEILDPMNTWLQKGAYVGKAIHLAHSFHLNFEKFAAQASEQIIEGGPLIDQHHQLNEHF from the coding sequence ATGAAAACAGCAGGAACAGTTCAAAACGACAAAAACCTAGAAAGGTACGGCCTAAAAGATGTAACAGTAAACTGGAACTTATCACCAGAAGAACTTCAGAAAATTACTGTTGAAAAAGGGATGGGGAAAGAAACAGCAAACGGAACACTTGCAATAAACACTGGCAAATTTACCGGTCGTTCGCCTCAAGATCGTTTTTTAGTAAAAGACGATTATACAGAAGATAAAGTATGGTGGGGAAAAACCAATAAACCAGTATCTCCTGAAAATTTCGACAAGCTTAAAAACGAAATAACCAAATACCTTTCTGGCAAAGAAATTTATGCCAGAGATGGTTACGTATGTGCAGAACCAGAGTTTAGAACCAATATTAGAACGGTAACCGAATTACCTTGGTCTAACCTATTCGTGTACAATATGTTTTTAAGACCCAGTTTAAAAGAATTAGAAAATTTTAAAGAAGATTGGCTGATTCTTTGTGCACCGGGTTATGTGTGCCCAGACCCAAAAGCTTTTGGTATCCGTCAAGGTAACTTTTCAATACTAAACTTTACGCAAAAAATAGCTTTGGTTGGAGGATCTGCTTATACAGGTGAAATGAAAAAAGGCATTTTCTCTGCTTTAAATTTAATTTTACCAACCGAACGCAACGTATTGCCTATGCACTGTTCTGCAAACGTTGGCAAAAAAGGAGACACCGCTATTTTCTTCGGATTATCTGGTACTGGAAAAACCACATTATCGGCTGATCCGGATAGAAAACTTATTGGTGACGATGAACACGGTTGGACAAACGACAATACCATCTTTAATTTTGAAGGCGGATGCTATGCCAAGGTAATCGACTTATCAGAAGAAAAAGAACCAGACATTTTTAGAGCCGTTAAACCCGGTGCTTTACTTGAAAACGTGGTATTTAAAGACAATGGCGAACCCGATTATGAAGATAGTAGCATCACACAAAACACCCGTGTAAGCTACCCTATTTATCATATTGATAACATTCAAGAAACGCTTTATGCAAACAACCCTAAAAACATCTTCTTTTTAACTTGTGATGCTTTTGGTGTATTGCCTCCGGTGTCTAAATTAACACCCGGGCAAGCGGCTTACCACTTTATTTCTGGATACACGGCTAAGGTTGCAGGGACCGAAGCTGGAATTACAGAACCTGTACCATCGTTCTCAGCTTGTTTTGGTGAGCCATTTATGCCATTGCACCCAACGGTTTACGGCGAAATGCTAAGCAAAAAAATGACAGAAGCCGGGGTTAATGTTTGGTTAATCAACACGGGATGGAGCGCAGGCCCTTACGGTGTTGGATCTCGTATAAAATTAAAATATACCAGAGCTATGATTACGGCAATTCTTAACGGAGAATTGGAAAATGTGGATTACGATCAAAACTTTATTTTTGGCTTACACATGCCAAAATATTGCCCGGGCGTACCATCAGAGATTTTAGACCCGATGAATACCTGGTTGCAAAAAGGTGCTTATGTGGGCAAAGCTATTCATTTAGCACACTCATTCCATTTAAACTTTGAGAAATTTGCAGCACAGGCCTCTGAACAAATTATTGAAGGTGGGCCGCTAATTGATCAACACCATCAATTAAACGAACACTTTTAA
- a CDS encoding MATE family efflux transporter has protein sequence MQSNKISLRQFIQYFKIAVTGKDQEFTSGSIRKAVFMLSIPMILEMLMESIFAIVDIMYVSQVSVNAVATIGLTESVITLVYAVAIGLSMAATAVVARRVGETDIKGASNAAVQVIFLGVFVAAIISVIGIVYPKEILGLMGAEPDLIAEGYGYTQVLLGGNVTIMLLFLINAIFRGAGDASVAMWTLILSNGLNIILDPIFIFGFGPVPAFGVQGAAIATTIGRGTAVVFQLVILFYGYSKIKIGVKDLMLRVGVMLNLIKVSLGGIGQFLIGTSSWVFLMRIMSEFGSEVLAGYTIAIRVMMFTLMPAWGMSNAAATLVGQNLGAKQPERAEQSVWKTGKYSAIFMGIVSVVYLVFAPEIIVLFNATPDVVKYGSLCLRVIAAGYLFYGYGMVVINAFNGAGDTKTPTYINFVCFWLLQLPFAYVMAITLDFGPAGVFWAITLAEVFIAIIAIIWFRKGHWKRVEV, from the coding sequence ATGCAGTCCAATAAAATTTCATTAAGACAATTCATTCAATACTTCAAAATAGCCGTTACGGGCAAAGACCAGGAATTTACTTCCGGCAGTATTCGTAAAGCAGTTTTTATGCTGTCCATTCCCATGATTCTGGAAATGCTCATGGAATCCATTTTTGCGATAGTCGATATTATGTACGTATCGCAAGTAAGCGTAAATGCCGTGGCAACCATAGGTTTAACCGAGTCTGTTATAACCTTAGTATACGCCGTTGCCATAGGTTTAAGTATGGCGGCAACTGCAGTTGTGGCCAGACGTGTTGGCGAAACCGATATAAAAGGCGCATCGAATGCCGCGGTTCAGGTTATATTTTTAGGTGTATTTGTGGCTGCAATTATTAGCGTAATCGGTATCGTTTATCCTAAGGAAATATTGGGTTTAATGGGGGCTGAACCCGACCTGATTGCCGAAGGTTACGGTTATACCCAAGTGCTTTTAGGCGGTAACGTAACCATTATGTTACTGTTTTTAATCAATGCTATTTTTAGAGGCGCGGGCGATGCATCGGTAGCCATGTGGACCCTTATTTTATCAAACGGACTGAATATTATTTTAGACCCGATATTTATTTTTGGTTTCGGTCCCGTACCCGCTTTCGGTGTTCAAGGAGCTGCTATTGCCACAACCATTGGTCGTGGTACCGCCGTGGTTTTTCAATTGGTTATTTTGTTTTACGGCTATAGTAAAATTAAAATCGGGGTTAAAGATTTAATGCTTCGTGTTGGTGTGATGCTGAATTTAATTAAAGTATCATTGGGCGGTATTGGTCAGTTTTTAATCGGTACATCGTCGTGGGTGTTTTTAATGCGCATTATGAGCGAATTTGGTAGCGAAGTTTTGGCGGGCTATACCATTGCCATTCGTGTAATGATGTTTACCTTAATGCCGGCATGGGGCATGAGCAATGCTGCGGCTACCTTAGTTGGGCAAAATTTAGGCGCTAAACAACCAGAACGTGCCGAACAATCGGTTTGGAAAACAGGTAAGTATTCAGCGATTTTTATGGGTATTGTGTCGGTTGTTTATTTGGTGTTTGCACCAGAAATAATTGTATTGTTTAATGCTACCCCCGATGTTGTAAAATATGGCAGTTTATGTCTGCGTGTTATAGCCGCAGGTTATCTTTTTTATGGTTATGGCATGGTGGTAATCAATGCCTTTAATGGTGCTGGCGATACCAAAACGCCAACTTACATTAACTTTGTGTGCTTTTGGTTGTTGCAATTACCATTTGCTTATGTAATGGCAATTACACTAGATTTTGGGCCAGCTGGCGTATTTTGGGCCATCACTTTAGCTGAAGTTTTCATAGCTATTATCGCTATTATTTGGTTTAGAAAAGGACATTGGAAAAGGGTAGAGGTGTAA
- a CDS encoding LytR/AlgR family response regulator transcription factor, which translates to MIKAIIIDDEQHCIDRLVTLLKPHKNTVKLVGQFTNVKTGIDGVKALKPNVLFLDVQIHDSTGFDVLRALGHFDFEVIFTTSFEKYAVQAFKFSATDYLLKPIDKQDFDEALEKLYEKIEARDFSKKVEHLLANISQKDNHKKIAIPTAEGLEFLDVSDIIRCESDVNYTLVYTTYQKKIVVSKTLKWFENLLGNCNFFRVHNSHLINLDYIKKYTKGKGGYVTLTDNSVIEVSTRKKEGFLKVLNP; encoded by the coding sequence ATGATTAAAGCCATAATTATAGACGATGAACAGCATTGTATCGACAGGTTGGTAACCTTGTTGAAACCCCACAAAAACACGGTGAAGTTGGTGGGGCAGTTTACCAACGTAAAAACAGGGATTGACGGTGTTAAAGCGCTAAAGCCCAATGTGCTGTTTCTGGATGTGCAAATACACGACAGCACCGGTTTTGATGTTTTAAGGGCCTTGGGCCATTTTGATTTTGAAGTGATTTTTACAACCTCTTTTGAAAAATATGCGGTGCAGGCTTTTAAGTTCAGTGCTACGGACTATTTGCTAAAACCCATCGATAAACAGGATTTTGATGAGGCTTTGGAGAAGTTATATGAAAAAATAGAAGCCCGGGATTTTTCGAAAAAAGTAGAACACTTGTTAGCCAATATTTCGCAAAAAGACAATCATAAAAAAATAGCGATTCCAACTGCCGAAGGATTGGAGTTTCTCGACGTTTCAGATATTATCAGGTGCGAATCCGATGTAAACTATACCCTAGTTTACACCACATATCAAAAAAAAATTGTAGTGTCAAAAACCCTAAAATGGTTTGAAAATTTATTGGGCAATTGTAACTTTTTCCGGGTGCACAATTCACATTTGATAAATCTGGATTACATAAAAAAATACACCAAAGGAAAAGGTGGCTACGTTACCCTGACCGACAACTCGGTAATTGAGGTTTCCACACGAAAAAAAGAAGGTTTTTTAAAAGTGCTAAACCCTTGA
- a CDS encoding DUF2490 domain-containing protein, with amino-acid sequence MKKLLLLVSLLMVFNFGYAQINPEDKLGTWYELGSNHKISDKTSIDTYTQVWLYELNDNFNFFLFKLAYNYHFNPKLTATMYLGYSDFDGDINVSAPHTYERRITEQISFKHKLSKIPLDHRFRIEHRFFRKHDSKPKAARLRYRLGTKFNLNKTVFVRLTNELLLTPKFSNTPENRFYTGLGFNISKSHNIQLGYMNRNTSSKANLHRIQVGMYFKTDFRKNKS; translated from the coding sequence ATGAAAAAACTATTACTTTTAGTCAGCCTTTTAATGGTATTCAACTTCGGTTATGCCCAAATAAATCCAGAGGATAAATTAGGAACGTGGTACGAATTAGGAAGCAATCACAAAATTTCGGATAAAACAAGTATCGATACCTACACGCAGGTTTGGCTTTATGAACTTAATGACAATTTTAATTTCTTTTTATTCAAATTAGCCTACAATTATCATTTTAACCCAAAATTAACGGCAACCATGTATTTGGGTTATTCTGATTTTGATGGCGACATCAACGTGAGTGCGCCCCATACTTATGAAAGGCGCATAACCGAGCAAATTTCCTTTAAACATAAATTAAGCAAAATACCTTTAGATCATAGATTTAGAATAGAACATCGTTTTTTCAGAAAACATGATTCTAAACCAAAAGCCGCAAGATTACGCTACAGGCTTGGTACTAAATTTAATTTAAATAAGACTGTTTTTGTTCGTTTAACCAACGAGCTTTTACTAACGCCCAAGTTTAGCAACACACCAGAAAATAGATTTTATACAGGCTTAGGTTTTAACATTTCAAAATCCCACAACATACAGTTAGGATACATGAATAGAAATACGTCCAGCAAAGCAAATTTACATAGAATACAAGTTGGTATGTATTTTAAAACCGATTTTAGGAAAAACAAAAGTTAA
- the rlmF gene encoding 23S rRNA (adenine(1618)-N(6))-methyltransferase RlmF — protein sequence MIKANPKFHPKNKHKSGYDLEALCQSHPALKAFVFVNKYETKTIDFANPKAVKALNTALLKHHYHIKFWEFPDTNLCPPIPGRVDYIHHLADLLKASNINEDISVLDIGTGATAIYPILGVAEYNWNFVASDIDKSSNEIAQKIIDKNKLNPKIELRHQTNSSKIFNGVVNENDRFSASICNPPFYKSEAEALEATTRKLKGLNRAGDEFVRNFAGTHNELWYNGGEKAFIHNYLYESTLFKKQCLWFTTLVSKKDLVKGMYASLKKLGATHIKTINMMQGHKISRIVAWTFK from the coding sequence ATTATCAAAGCAAATCCAAAGTTCCATCCAAAGAATAAACACAAATCGGGATACGATTTAGAAGCTTTATGCCAATCACATCCAGCATTAAAAGCGTTTGTATTTGTAAATAAATACGAAACCAAAACCATCGATTTTGCGAATCCTAAAGCGGTAAAAGCACTAAATACGGCCTTGTTGAAACACCATTATCATATTAAATTTTGGGAATTCCCAGATACCAATTTATGTCCGCCAATTCCTGGTCGTGTAGATTATATTCACCATTTAGCCGATTTGCTTAAAGCTTCAAACATAAATGAGGATATTAGTGTTTTAGATATTGGTACAGGTGCCACGGCCATTTATCCTATTTTGGGCGTTGCTGAATATAATTGGAATTTTGTGGCTTCGGATATTGATAAATCATCCAATGAGATAGCTCAAAAAATTATAGATAAAAATAAATTAAACCCTAAAATTGAATTACGCCATCAAACTAATTCTTCGAAAATATTTAATGGAGTTGTAAATGAAAACGATAGGTTTTCGGCATCAATATGCAATCCGCCTTTTTATAAATCTGAAGCCGAAGCTCTTGAAGCCACAACAAGAAAACTTAAAGGATTAAATAGGGCAGGAGATGAATTTGTTAGAAATTTTGCGGGTACGCACAACGAACTTTGGTATAACGGCGGCGAAAAAGCTTTCATTCACAATTACCTTTATGAAAGTACTTTGTTTAAAAAACAATGTCTTTGGTTTACCACGTTAGTGTCTAAAAAAGATTTAGTTAAAGGCATGTATGCGTCTTTAAAAAAATTAGGCGCAACCCATATTAAAACTATAAATATGATGCAGGGCCATAAAATTTCTAGGATTGTGGCTTGGACTTTTAAATAA
- a CDS encoding SLC13 family permease: MIYLMLLILIITIGLFVWGKFTPDIVALISMISLFLTGILDATETLSGFSNPTVIMIAALFIIGEGIAQTGWTAMAGKKFVEWAGKSVPKLLVIVTLGAGVLSGFVSNTGTVATLMPLTISSAWSIGTLPSKMLMPVAFGSNTGGLLTLTGTPPNIIASNALIEAGFEGFSFFEFALIGLPLLLIALVYFRYIGYKLLPKNTTNNKPVNIESTLHNWIEAYKIDSGYYRLRIRSLSPFINTKLEDWHLEKDFNVSIIRLKRRHPNVLKGISQFEEFPDTETELRYHDIITVKGETEAINKLMITFRLGLLPLEPITDELKNNLINQEVGMTEVIVNPNSILVGRQYKLGEYFKRYGIQLLAASRNNKPIEEKEITVKAGDAFLIRGTWEHIDDLKKQHENLVIIGSPEGMAKNVERLSTKSYIALGSLILMIVFMVFKIVPGSIAALISAGIILLTGCVPITKAYKGISWTSVVMIAAMIPMGIALQKTGTAQIIANGLVDYLGAIHPVLLLGGVFLLTTTFSQVINNSATAVLMAPIAILAASSLNLSPEPFMIVVAISASTAFLTPIGTTTNAMVMTAGGYKFMNYLKVGAPLLLVFFIISMILVPIIWPF, translated from the coding sequence ATGATCTATTTAATGCTCCTCATATTAATTATTACCATCGGACTTTTTGTTTGGGGCAAATTCACTCCGGATATTGTGGCTTTAATATCTATGATAAGTTTGTTTTTAACAGGCATTTTAGATGCGACCGAAACCCTTAGCGGATTTAGCAACCCAACGGTTATTATGATTGCGGCATTATTTATTATCGGCGAAGGTATTGCGCAAACAGGATGGACGGCGATGGCAGGTAAAAAGTTTGTGGAATGGGCAGGAAAAAGTGTTCCTAAATTACTCGTTATCGTCACACTTGGAGCTGGCGTATTATCGGGATTTGTTAGCAACACGGGTACCGTAGCTACCTTAATGCCTTTAACCATTTCATCGGCTTGGAGCATTGGTACGCTACCTTCAAAAATGTTAATGCCCGTAGCTTTTGGGTCCAACACGGGCGGACTATTAACCCTAACGGGAACACCTCCAAATATTATTGCAAGCAATGCCTTGATTGAGGCTGGATTTGAAGGGTTTTCATTCTTTGAATTTGCCTTAATAGGCTTACCGCTTCTTTTAATTGCACTGGTGTACTTTCGATATATTGGCTATAAACTATTACCCAAAAACACAACTAACAATAAACCTGTAAATATTGAATCTACCCTGCACAATTGGATAGAAGCGTATAAAATTGACAGCGGTTATTATAGATTACGCATACGCTCTTTATCGCCATTTATAAACACAAAATTAGAAGATTGGCATTTAGAAAAAGATTTTAATGTGTCTATTATTCGATTAAAAAGAAGACACCCAAATGTATTAAAAGGTATTTCTCAATTTGAAGAATTTCCGGATACTGAAACAGAATTACGCTATCATGATATTATCACTGTAAAAGGTGAAACCGAAGCAATTAATAAACTGATGATTACATTCAGATTGGGCTTATTGCCGCTCGAACCTATTACCGATGAATTGAAAAACAACCTTATAAATCAAGAGGTTGGTATGACCGAAGTTATTGTAAACCCAAATTCAATACTCGTAGGCAGACAATATAAATTGGGCGAATATTTTAAACGCTACGGTATTCAGCTTTTAGCTGCATCAAGAAACAACAAGCCTATTGAAGAAAAAGAAATTACCGTAAAAGCAGGGGATGCTTTTTTAATACGAGGCACCTGGGAACATATAGACGATTTAAAAAAACAACACGAAAACCTAGTCATTATTGGTAGTCCGGAAGGTATGGCGAAAAACGTAGAGCGATTGAGCACAAAATCGTACATCGCTTTAGGCTCATTAATCCTCATGATTGTGTTTATGGTATTTAAAATAGTACCGGGTTCCATTGCGGCATTAATTTCTGCGGGTATTATTTTACTCACAGGCTGCGTACCAATAACCAAGGCTTACAAAGGTATTAGCTGGACAAGCGTTGTTATGATTGCAGCTATGATACCCATGGGCATTGCATTGCAAAAAACAGGAACTGCACAAATTATTGCCAATGGACTGGTAGATTATTTAGGCGCAATTCATCCGGTACTACTGTTAGGCGGTGTGTTTTTACTAACCACCACGTTTAGTCAAGTTATAAACAACTCAGCAACAGCCGTATTAATGGCGCCTATAGCCATTTTAGCAGCTAGTTCTTTAAACCTATCGCCAGAACCATTTATGATTGTGGTTGCCATAAGTGCATCAACAGCGTTTTTAACACCAATTGGCACCACAACAAACGCTATGGTAATGACAGCTGGTGGTTATAAATTTATGAATTACCTCAAAGTTGGTGCCCCATTACTTTTGGTGTTCTTTATAATATCGATGATACTCGTGCCAATTATTTGGCCATTTTAA
- a CDS encoding tetratricopeptide repeat-containing sensor histidine kinase, which produces MRRLLLSILAVIVTVSVFGQQKEVDSLKQVLLDNKNQDTLRVATLIKLSYNINNINSDSALVYIDKALLLSEKLNWGKGIALSYRQKGLIFYYKSDYFSALMFSQKALENSKGKNNRLFNASVYSNIGNIYADVKEFDKALKSYEKLLKISQEENAVKDELIAIFNIATVYTEQGKYQKAITYYLKAFALSEENNFKTFIPTICNNLSKTYMYLSDNKKAIKYLKMGIQKAQDQNNVYVLGLLKRNLAETYFKSNNLLQSEKLLLESIVLSKSNNTLEWEAQSLRLLYQIYERQQQFKKAFETHKKYVVLQDSIINKDTKAEFIKRDLTFENEKQQAMSQAEIERQKLIKNGSIIGGSGLVLATLLVFVLYYRKRNAETQKQQAEFKAKVSNTELKVLRAQMSPHFIFNALNSINDFIAKNDVDSASEYLIKFSKIMRQILEHSTQNEISLKDDLKILDLYLQIEAMRLKNKFTYAIEVDNTIDTENTLIPPLILQPFIENSIWHGIAKKEGSGHIKIRIKQENDMLVCTVDDNGVGRGATVKNHDINNKSYGVNITKNRIDIINKKKNKNGSVSLIDKDEGLCVEVKLPLELAF; this is translated from the coding sequence ATGAGGCGATTATTACTTAGTATTTTGGCTGTTATTGTAACTGTTTCAGTTTTTGGACAGCAAAAAGAAGTTGATTCCTTAAAACAAGTACTTTTAGACAATAAAAATCAAGACACCTTAAGGGTGGCAACTTTAATAAAACTTTCTTACAATATAAATAATATCAATTCAGACAGTGCTTTAGTTTATATTGATAAAGCTTTGCTATTGTCAGAGAAGTTAAATTGGGGCAAAGGGATTGCACTTTCATATAGGCAAAAAGGCCTTATTTTTTATTATAAGTCAGATTATTTTAGTGCCTTAATGTTCTCACAAAAAGCTTTAGAGAACAGTAAAGGTAAGAACAATAGGCTTTTTAACGCCTCTGTTTACAGTAATATTGGGAATATTTACGCCGATGTTAAAGAATTTGATAAAGCATTAAAAAGCTATGAAAAACTGTTAAAGATTTCTCAAGAAGAAAATGCCGTAAAAGACGAATTAATTGCAATATTTAATATAGCAACAGTATATACCGAGCAAGGTAAATATCAAAAAGCGATAACTTATTATTTAAAAGCTTTTGCTTTATCTGAAGAGAATAATTTTAAAACTTTCATTCCAACAATATGTAATAATCTATCAAAAACGTACATGTACCTTTCAGATAACAAAAAAGCCATTAAGTATTTAAAGATGGGTATTCAAAAAGCACAAGATCAAAACAATGTATATGTGCTTGGACTCTTAAAAAGGAATTTAGCTGAAACTTATTTTAAGAGTAACAATCTTTTACAATCGGAAAAATTACTTTTAGAAAGTATAGTATTATCTAAATCCAATAATACTTTAGAGTGGGAAGCACAATCTTTAAGGTTACTATATCAAATCTACGAAAGGCAACAACAGTTTAAAAAGGCGTTCGAGACCCATAAAAAATATGTGGTTTTACAAGATAGCATTATAAATAAAGATACAAAGGCAGAGTTTATAAAACGAGATTTAACTTTTGAAAACGAAAAACAACAAGCTATGTCCCAAGCCGAAATAGAACGCCAAAAACTAATTAAAAACGGTTCTATTATTGGTGGTAGCGGATTAGTGCTAGCAACTTTACTAGTATTTGTTTTGTATTACCGAAAACGAAACGCCGAAACCCAAAAGCAACAAGCCGAGTTTAAAGCCAAAGTTTCCAATACTGAGCTAAAAGTTTTACGGGCTCAAATGAGCCCGCACTTTATTTTCAACGCCCTAAACTCCATAAACGATTTTATTGCCAAAAACGATGTCGATTCTGCCAGTGAGTATCTCATTAAATTTTCCAAAATTATGCGGCAGATCCTCGAGCATTCCACCCAAAACGAAATATCGCTTAAAGACGATTTGAAAATTTTAGACTTGTACCTTCAAATAGAGGCCATGCGCCTAAAAAATAAATTCACTTATGCTATTGAAGTCGATAACACCATCGATACCGAAAACACCTTAATCCCGCCCTTGATTTTGCAGCCTTTTATCGAGAATAGTATTTGGCACGGCATTGCAAAAAAGGAAGGTAGCGGCCATATAAAAATCCGTATAAAACAAGAAAACGATATGCTAGTTTGTACGGTGGATGATAATGGTGTCGGTAGAGGGGCAACGGTAAAAAACCACGATATTAATAACAAATCCTATGGTGTAAACATCACTAAAAACAGGATAGACATCATCAATAAAAAGAAAAATAAAAACGGTAGTGTTTCCTTGATTGATAAAGACGAAGGCCTCTGCGTAGAGGTTAAACTGCCCTTAGAACTCGCATTTTAA